One region of Arcobacter sp. CECT 8983 genomic DNA includes:
- a CDS encoding glycosyltransferase: MSYHKMLTINYKTRNSLISKLLEKENIKEVKKPSFFSKLFGKKEFADIYFHSGNLDEQSLENIKKAKKVFVNSQTVHHELLKKFQENLDKVEVLYPSVNVEYKKPKEVKLAFCEKQNIDPKKKIVFFTAKNFKTSGVKEFISIVLQLSSENYIAVIEGDKKQITNLRFQLSKINVEDKILLLEDYANKDDLFLASDIFILPTYSKNFASNILKAMYCKCAVFVTASNPAKELVDIFSMMESPDDRSMQFKVEALLQNKNDLKLIKKQNRKIAKEYSLANALIKVEKSISTL; encoded by the coding sequence ATGAGTTATCATAAAATGCTTACTATAAACTATAAGACAAGAAATTCTCTTATAAGTAAACTTCTTGAAAAAGAAAATATAAAAGAAGTAAAAAAGCCATCTTTCTTTTCAAAACTTTTTGGAAAGAAAGAGTTTGCAGATATCTATTTTCATAGTGGAAATTTGGATGAACAATCCTTAGAAAATATTAAAAAAGCAAAAAAAGTTTTTGTAAACTCTCAAACTGTGCACCATGAATTACTTAAAAAATTTCAAGAAAATCTTGATAAGGTAGAAGTTTTATATCCAAGTGTAAATGTTGAGTATAAAAAACCAAAAGAAGTTAAATTAGCTTTTTGTGAAAAACAAAATATTGACCCTAAAAAGAAGATTGTTTTTTTTACAGCTAAGAATTTCAAAACTTCAGGTGTAAAAGAGTTTATTTCTATTGTTTTACAATTAAGTAGTGAAAATTACATAGCAGTAATAGAAGGTGATAAAAAGCAAATCACAAACTTAAGATTTCAATTATCAAAAATAAATGTAGAAGATAAGATTCTTTTATTAGAAGATTATGCAAATAAAGATGACCTTTTCTTAGCAAGTGATATTTTTATCTTACCTACATATAGTAAGAACTTTGCTTCAAACATCTTAAAAGCAATGTATTGTAAGTGTGCTGTTTTTGTAACTGCGTCAAATCCTGCAAAAGAGTTAGTTGATATTTTCTCTATGATGGAAAGTCCAGATGATAGAAGTATGCAGTTTAAAGTAGAAGCTTTACTTCAAAATAAAAATGATTTAAAACTAATAAAAAAACAAAATAGAAAAATAGCCAAAGAGTACTCTTTAGCTAATGCTTTAATAAAAGTTGAAAAAAGTATTTCTACTTTATAA
- the rfaE1 gene encoding D-glycero-beta-D-manno-heptose-7-phosphate kinase, with protein MENIQKLASNYQPKILVIGDLMIDEYLWGTCDRISPEAPVQVVDIKKETKVLGGAGNVISNLVALGSEVSVMSVIGNDEAGHEVKSMLDKQGVKSFLVEQSGRKTSRKTRLMASHSQVVRYDKESKNSISTSSVKAIFDKLQEKITSYDTILLSDYNKGVLTRELLEKIIPYANKYNKKVLVDPKGSDFSKYNGAYLLTPNKKEAQLASGIEIENDDTLKKALEKLKTDANLGVSLITLSENGIAILKDDEVIVKPTVAREVYDVTGAGDTVLASLGFALSLNCEIETCLEFANLAAGVVVSKIGSATATLDEIEEYQTSLNKSSIELHIKSKEDIAKISTRLKAQGKKVVFTNGCFDILHRGHVSYLNVAKSFGDVLILGLNSDASVKRLKGENRPINNEEDRAYILSALECIDYVVIFDEDTPYDLIKVVEPDILVKGADYEGKEVVGSDIAKQTKLVEFVDGKSTTKTIEKIQGAN; from the coding sequence TTGGAAAATATTCAAAAACTAGCTTCAAACTATCAGCCAAAAATATTAGTAATTGGTGACTTGATGATTGATGAGTATCTTTGGGGAACTTGTGATAGAATCTCTCCAGAAGCTCCTGTACAAGTAGTTGATATTAAAAAAGAGACAAAGGTTTTAGGTGGAGCAGGAAATGTTATAAGCAATCTTGTAGCACTTGGAAGTGAAGTTTCTGTTATGTCAGTTATTGGTAATGATGAAGCAGGTCATGAAGTAAAATCAATGCTTGACAAACAAGGAGTAAAATCTTTTTTAGTTGAGCAAAGTGGAAGAAAAACTTCAAGAAAAACAAGACTTATGGCTTCTCATTCTCAAGTAGTAAGATATGACAAAGAGAGTAAGAACTCTATTTCAACAAGTAGTGTAAAAGCTATTTTTGATAAATTACAAGAAAAAATTACTAGCTATGATACGATTTTATTATCTGATTATAATAAAGGAGTGTTAACACGTGAACTTCTAGAAAAAATTATTCCTTATGCAAATAAATATAATAAAAAAGTTTTAGTAGACCCAAAAGGAAGTGACTTCTCAAAGTATAATGGAGCATATCTTTTAACTCCAAATAAAAAAGAAGCACAATTAGCTTCTGGTATAGAAATTGAAAATGATGATACTTTAAAAAAAGCCCTTGAAAAACTAAAAACTGATGCAAACCTTGGAGTTTCTCTTATAACTTTAAGTGAAAATGGAATTGCTATTTTAAAAGATGATGAGGTAATAGTAAAACCAACAGTTGCAAGGGAAGTTTATGATGTAACAGGTGCTGGAGATACTGTTCTTGCTTCATTAGGTTTTGCTCTAAGTTTAAATTGTGAAATTGAGACTTGTTTAGAGTTTGCAAACTTAGCTGCTGGAGTTGTAGTTAGTAAAATTGGAAGTGCAACTGCTACTTTAGATGAAATTGAAGAGTATCAAACAAGCTTAAATAAAAGTTCAATTGAACTTCACATAAAATCAAAAGAAGATATAGCAAAGATATCTACAAGATTAAAAGCTCAAGGTAAAAAAGTAGTATTTACAAATGGTTGCTTTGATATTTTACACAGAGGTCATGTAAGTTATTTAAATGTAGCAAAATCTTTTGGTGATGTTTTAATTTTAGGACTTAACTCAGATGCTAGTGTGAAAAGACTTAAAGGTGAAAATAGACCAATAAATAATGAAGAAGATAGAGCATATATTTTATCTGCTTTAGAGTGTATTGATTATGTTGTTATCTTTGATGAAGATACTCCTTATGATCTTATAAAAGTAGTAGAGCCTGATATTTTAGTTAAAGGCGCAGATTATGAAGGTAAAGAAGTAGTAGGAAGTGATATTGCAAAACAAACAAAACTTGTTGAATTTGTTGATGGAAAAAGTACTACAAAAACAATAGAAAAAATTCAAGGGGCAAATTAG
- the rfaD gene encoding ADP-glyceromanno-heptose 6-epimerase, with translation MKYTNINFNNKTILITGAAGFIGSSLCFYFQENYPDAEIIALDCFRSGETFSNGNLKSFGHFKNLLGFNGQVISGDINDKKLLKELEINFNFDYIFHQAAISDTTVSEQDLMVQTNVNAYEDLLKIAIAHGANMIYASSAATYGDSDRFEVGFEQPNNAYGFSKVMMDNISYKYIKKGVDISIVGLKYFNVYGPREFFKNKTASMVVQFGHQILNGQIPKLFEGSDKILRDFIYIEDVVQANIKACAAKQSGVYNVGTGCARSFEDIVNILQKELEIDNGKEYIPNPFVGSYQFFTEANIEFTKENLDYEPSFSMEEGIKAYLPEIKRLFETEVKKG, from the coding sequence ATGAAATATACAAATATAAATTTTAATAACAAAACAATACTTATCACAGGAGCAGCAGGTTTTATTGGTTCAAGCTTGTGCTTCTACTTTCAAGAAAACTATCCAGATGCAGAAATCATTGCCTTAGATTGCTTTAGAAGTGGAGAGACTTTTTCAAATGGAAACTTAAAAAGCTTTGGACACTTTAAAAACCTTTTAGGATTTAATGGACAAGTAATAAGTGGTGATATAAATGACAAAAAATTACTAAAAGAGCTTGAAATAAACTTCAACTTTGATTATATATTCCATCAAGCAGCAATCTCTGACACTACAGTTTCTGAACAAGACTTAATGGTCCAAACAAATGTAAATGCATATGAAGACTTATTAAAAATTGCAATTGCTCACGGTGCAAATATGATTTATGCAAGTTCAGCTGCAACATATGGTGATAGCGATAGATTTGAAGTAGGGTTTGAACAACCAAACAATGCATATGGATTCTCAAAAGTTATGATGGATAACATCTCATACAAATACATCAAAAAAGGTGTAGATATCTCAATTGTAGGACTAAAGTATTTTAATGTATATGGTCCAAGAGAATTCTTTAAAAATAAAACTGCTTCTATGGTAGTTCAATTTGGACACCAAATTTTAAATGGACAAATACCAAAACTATTTGAAGGTAGTGATAAAATCTTAAGAGACTTTATTTATATTGAAGATGTAGTGCAAGCAAATATAAAAGCTTGTGCAGCAAAACAAAGTGGTGTTTATAATGTAGGTACTGGATGTGCAAGAAGTTTTGAAGATATTGTAAATATTTTACAAAAAGAGTTAGAAATTGACAATGGCAAAGAGTATATTCCAAATCCATTTGTAGGTTCTTATCAGTTCTTCACTGAAGCAAATATTGAATTTACAAAAGAAAATCTAGACTATGAGCCGAGTTTTTCTATGGAAGAGGGAATTAAAGCATACCTTCCAGAAATAAAAAGACTGTTTGAAACAGAAGTAAAAAAAGGTTAA
- the gmhA gene encoding D-sedoheptulose 7-phosphate isomerase yields MKTVIENEFEAHLETILKVKETMVEPLQKAAALIVETLKNGNKVLFFGNGGSAADAQHIAAELSGRYKTERRGLPGIALTTDTSALTAIGNDYGYDRVFDRQVEALAQKGDLLFGISTSGNSKNVINAFKVGQEIGCKIVGMSGRDGGAMNDYCDVNLIVPSNDTPRIQEMHILFGHTICQIIDNELS; encoded by the coding sequence ATGAAAACTGTTATTGAAAATGAATTTGAAGCTCATTTAGAAACTATTTTAAAAGTTAAAGAAACTATGGTTGAACCATTACAAAAAGCTGCAGCCTTAATAGTTGAAACACTTAAAAATGGAAATAAAGTATTATTCTTTGGAAATGGTGGAAGTGCAGCAGACGCACAACATATTGCAGCAGAATTATCTGGAAGATACAAAACAGAAAGACGTGGACTTCCTGGTATTGCTCTTACAACTGATACTTCAGCTTTAACTGCTATTGGAAATGACTATGGTTATGATAGAGTTTTTGATAGACAAGTTGAAGCACTAGCTCAAAAAGGGGATTTACTTTTTGGTATTTCTACTTCTGGAAACTCTAAAAATGTTATAAATGCCTTTAAAGTAGGGCAAGAAATTGGTTGCAAAATTGTTGGTATGTCAGGACGTGATGGGGGAGCTATGAACGATTATTGTGATGTAAATTTAATTGTTCCTTCAAATGATACTCCAAGAATCCAAGAGATGCATATTCTTTTTGGTCATACAATTTGCCAAATAATAGATAATGAGTTATCATAA
- a CDS encoding DNA ligase produces the protein MNKLFLILILNSFIFGLDLQKAKKYEQHDNIKNWVMSEKLDGIRAYWNTKELLTRKGNKIHAPKWFIKNLPDFELDGELWTKRDDFENIQSIVMDKKPSKKWKEITYNIFEVPHQKGDFLSRLQLVQKYIEKEKLQHIKVIKQIKIKDKTHLKKFMEEVTNKKGEGVIVKNPTLNYFCGRSSNILKVKNFSDMEGEVIGINMSKKTGVLKSLKVKLENGTTFNLGTGFTKVQREKSFKVGTIVSFKYYGFTKNGKPKFASFLRVRKD, from the coding sequence ATGAACAAATTATTTTTAATACTAATATTAAATAGTTTTATTTTTGGCCTTGATTTACAAAAGGCAAAAAAATATGAACAACATGATAACATAAAAAATTGGGTAATGAGTGAAAAACTTGATGGAATAAGAGCTTACTGGAACACAAAAGAGCTTTTAACAAGAAAAGGAAATAAAATCCATGCTCCTAAATGGTTTATAAAAAACTTACCTGATTTTGAACTTGATGGAGAGTTGTGGACAAAAAGAGATGATTTTGAAAATATCCAAAGTATCGTAATGGATAAAAAACCATCAAAGAAATGGAAGGAAATAACATATAATATATTTGAAGTACCACATCAAAAAGGAGATTTCCTTTCAAGATTACAGTTGGTACAAAAATATATAGAAAAAGAGAAACTGCAACATATAAAAGTAATCAAACAAATTAAAATAAAAGATAAAACTCATTTAAAAAAATTTATGGAAGAAGTTACAAATAAAAAAGGTGAAGGTGTAATAGTAAAAAATCCTACTTTGAACTATTTTTGTGGAAGAAGTTCAAATATACTAAAAGTAAAAAACTTTTCAGATATGGAAGGAGAAGTTATAGGTATAAACATGTCTAAAAAAACAGGAGTGCTTAAAAGTTTAAAAGTAAAATTAGAAAATGGAACAACATTTAATCTAGGAACTGGTTTTACAAAAGTACAAAGAGAAAAATCTTTTAAAGTAGGAACAATAGTTAGTTTTAAATATTATGGTTTTACTAAAAATGGCAAACCGAAGTTTGCTTCATTTTTAAGAGTTAGAAAGGATTGA